One genomic window of Branchiostoma lanceolatum isolate klBraLanc5 chromosome 5, klBraLanc5.hap2, whole genome shotgun sequence includes the following:
- the LOC136434648 gene encoding uncharacterized protein has product MTAFKLLVLLVPLFLVGTGLASADDLEKTPEDELRERGFQVSEGCASHKHGDQWASATKGLNCACARRRSLCYSVTCLPDTRLAVVKGRWDCVFDNDKHSTGLKGVLLQQTHTDASEKGTSIVLPRHPPRLLPALIAPIFSAIFGAGRFIYGIVNGQQSLAELQDINRKLDELEEKIDQLSSSVSNLHAEVVVGNQWTEGVVLYGRAEQRLRYLLHYLNERLSLDANGQLQPTFRAQQWADAVLSFSSDGVEEILFHMHDMMMGTLGVFGRKSLFLIFEARMDGDSSGYWNQVNGFLEYVYSLEMSGYAAIATALNLKGRSSETTYILGEGKDKIEEQETFLEPYVKEWPTGTYGLPMTDTGCPVAADVTWRTGQRYQDQDGASNNGWSTGLHFPSSTCYTGHMIQKFCMKTYSSHGSGTWPSGTYCIFKRGACPSGFRSGYVYWDDEDRGNDNTVSGYYPDGVYNENTKIYYCCRSDGSIYNSITLPSRRPFYLFRYSSSGCQRVLNMQVTREYFLWDDENTNNDDTTYGSNPYNTGDGHNHRLWYCYYEPTW; this is encoded by the exons AGGATGAACTGCGAGAAAGGGGATTTCAAGTCTCTGAAGGCTGTGCAAGCCACAAG CATGGGGACCAGTGGGCATCTGCCACGAAGGGGCtcaactgcgcatgcgccaGGCGTCGCAGCCTCTGCTACTCGGTGACCTGTCTGCCAGACACTCGCCTCGCTGTGGTCAAAGGACGCTGGGACTGTGTCTTCGACAATGACAAGCACAGCACCG GTCTAAAGGGTGTGTTGTTGCAACAGACCCATACGGATGCCAGTGAAAAG GGAACCAGTATTGTCCTTCCCAGGCACCCCCCGCGACTGTTGCCTGCGCTCATCGCCCCTATATTCAGCGCTATATTTGGGGCTGGCCGTTTCATTTATGGTATAGTGAATGGCCAGCAGTCGCTCGCCGAGCTGCAGGACATCAACAGAAAGCTGGACGAGTTGGAAGAGAAAATCGACCAACTCTCATCCTCGGTCAGCAATCTACATGCGGAAGTGGTGGTGGGGAATCAGTGGACGGAGGGAGTGGTTCTGTACGGACGTGCAGAACAGAGGCTTCGCTACCTGCTGCACTACTTGAACGAGAGGCTGAGCCTTGACGCCAATGGACAGCTTCAGCCAACATTTCGGGCTCAACAATGGGCTGATGCAGTGCTTAGCTTCTCATCAGATGGGGTGGAAGAG ATCCTCTTTCACATGCACGACATGATGATGGGCACCTTGGGTGTGTTCGGCCGGAAGTCTCTTTTCCTCATTTTCGAGGCCCGAATGGACGGCGATTCAAGTGGGTACTGGAACCAG GTGAACGGTTTCCTTGAGTATGTCTACTCCCTGGAGATGTCAGGGTATGCTGCCATTGCCACGGCTCTCAACCTTAAGGGAAGGTCAAGTGAGACAACATACATACTGGGTGAGGGCAAGGACAAAATTGAAGAGCAAGAGACCTTCCTGGAGCCATATGTGAAAG AATGGCCTACTGGAACTTACGGCCTGCCGATGACCGACACAGGATGTCCGGTAGCTGCAGACGTAACCTGGCGCACAGGTCAGCGCTACCAAGACCAGGATGGCGCCTCTAACAACGGCTGGAGTACTGGGCTGCACTTTCCCAGCAGCACCTGTTACACAGGCCACATGATCCAGAAATTCTGCATGAAG ACCTACAGTTCCCATGGGAGCGGTACCTGGCCGAGTGGGACATACTGCATTTTCAAGAGGGGGGCTTGCCCAAGCG GTTTCCGATCGGGGTACGTCTACTGGGATGATGAAGACAGAGGTAACGACAACACTGTTAGCGGGTACTACCCAGATGGTGTTTACAACGAAAACACCAAGATCTACTACTGTTGCCGCAGCGATGGCTCCATTTACAACTCCATCACCCTACCGTCCCGCCGCCCCTTCTACCTATTCCGCTACTCATCATCTGGATGCCAGCGG gtGCTGAACATGCAAGTTACCCGAGAGTACTTCCTATGGGATGATGAGAATACCAACAACGATGACACCACATACGGGTCCAACCCGTATAATACTGGTGATGGTCATAACCACAGGCTCTGGTACTGCTACTACGAGCCGACCTGGTGA
- the LOC136434649 gene encoding V-type proton ATPase subunit S1-like, with protein sequence MMLSSFKMVDTKMTVRMILSLFVVFLASRAAAEQVPTIMWSSQSYLHDLPPARAGHSLSPIDLQHDYLDTIIGKRPQLIVLFIQDKLSLDDFSQYGDVYDGNSNGGLFSNLKSSMDRAASSLVLSTELPASPGLHGNQVATYLQGRVDGSVIPVEHSLTEIRTDGKKLQLDKNTLILVRLPPAEGSIEESLKRNNDIIGSVIKSLPKELDFTILLTANRPSKVSVVLPSHDSLSSGRHLLGDFDAIDDSTYTFINATKDSSCAVYLYATDVSFLVAKLDESTPFEDTVNLTGLVPASQTVTCENGTVELALKYTNVGNLKNLDLVIPFDVTKRQWSLGNITLQYNYQSDQQTIRGSDKLVPKFTTTPRKMSYHCDKPNKFKELTTDKDNNTKGVITFQGLQVQPVDIENGAFSYANECVGFFTAPIWMGLLTTIILTLVLAFGVMMIMSLKTMDRFDDPKGKTITVTATD encoded by the exons ATGATGCTGTCATCATTCAAGATGGTGGACACGAAAATGACGGTCAGGATGATTCTGTCGTTGTTCGTCGTATTTCTGGCTTCCAGAGCCGCCGCTGAGCAGGTTCCGACGATTATGTGGTCAAGCCAAAG CTACCTCCACGACCTCCCGCCCGCCCGCGCGGGACACAGTCTGTCGCCCATCGACCTGCAGCACGACTACCTGGACACGATCATCGGCAAACGCCCGCAGCTCATCGTGCTCTTTATACAGGACAAG TTGAGCCTGGATGACTTCAGTCAGTACGGGGATGTGTATGACGGCAACAGTAACGGTGGACTGTTCTCCAACCTGAAG TCGTCCATGGACCGAGCCGCCTCCTCTCTGGTCCTGTCCACCGAGCTGCCTGCCTCGCctggtctccatggcaaccaggTGGCGACGTACCTGCAGGGTCGCGTGGACGGGTCCGTCATCCCCGTGGAGCACAGTCTGACGGAGATCCGCACCGACGGGAAGAAACTCCAGCTGGACAAGAACACTCTCATCCTGGTGCGGCTGCCACCGGCGGAAGG GTCCATTGAAGAGTCTCTGAAAAGAAACA ATGACATCATCGGCTCTGTGATCAAGAGTCTGCCAAAAGAACTCGACTTCACCATCCTGCTCACCGCAAACAGGCCCTCAAAG GTGTCTGTGGTGTTGCCGTCCCATGATTCCCTGTCCTCCGGCCGCCATCTTCTCGGCGACTTTGACGCCATCGACGACTCGACCTACACGTTCATCAACGCAACAAAGGACAGCTCGTGCGCCGTGTACCTGTACGCGACGGATGTCAGCTTCCTGGTGGCCAAGCTGGACGAATCGACTCCTTTTGAGGACACCGTGAACCTTACGGGCTTGGTCCCCGCATCGCAGACTGTCACTTGCGAAAATGGGACCGTAGA gttGGCCTTGAAGTACACCAATGTTGGCAACCTCAAAAACCTGGACTTGGT GATCCCTTTCGACGTCACCAAACGCCAGTGGTCGCTAGGCAACATCACCCTGCAGTACAACTACCAAAGTGACCAGCAGACTATCCGCGGGTCCGACAAGCTGGTGCCAAAGTTTACGACGACTCCCCGCAAAATGTCGTATCACTGCGACAAGCCTAACAAGTTCAAGGAGCTGACCACCGACAAGGACAATAACACAAAAGGGGTCATAACCTTTCAGGGGTTACAG GTCCAACCTGTGGACATAGAAAACGGGGCGTTCTCCTACGCAAACGAGTGCGTGGGGTTCTTCACGGCGCCAATCTGGATGGGCCTGCTGACCACCATCATCCTCACGCTCGTGCTCGCGTTCGGCGTGATGATGATCATGTCGCTCAAAACCATGGATCGCTTCGACGACCCCAAGGGAAAAACGATTACCGTCACCGCCACGGATTAG
- the LOC136434650 gene encoding small ribosomal subunit protein uS12, whose product MGKPRGLRSARKLKDHRREQRWHDKSFKKAHLGTAVKASPFGGASHAKGIVLEKIGVEAKQPNSAIRKCVRVQLIKNGKKITAFVPNDGCLNYIEENDEVLVSGFGRKGRAVGDIPGVRFKVVKVANVSLLALFKEKKERPRS is encoded by the exons atgg GTAAGCCCCGTGGTCTGCGTTCCGCCCGTAAGCTGAAGGATCACCGCCGGGAGCAGCGCTGGCACGACAAGTCCTTCAAGAAGGCCCATCTGGGTACCGCCGTCAAGGCCAGCCCCTTCGGAGGAGCCTCTCACGCCAAGGGCATCGTGCTGGAGAAAAT TGGTGTTGAGGCCAAGCAGCCGAACTCTGCCATCAGGAAGTGCGTCCGTGTCCAGCTCATCAAGAACGGCAAGAAGATCACGGCCTTCGTACCCAACGACGGCTGCCTCAACTACATCGAG GAGAACGATGAGGTTCTGGTTTCTGGATTCGGTCGTAAGGGCCGTGCCGTCGGTGATATCCCCGGCGTCAGGTTCAAGGTCGTGAAGGTCGCCAACGTCTCGCTTCTCGCCCTGTTCAAGGAGAAGAAGGAGCGTCCAAGATCGTAG